The proteins below are encoded in one region of Nitrospira sp.:
- the galT gene encoding galactose-1-phosphate uridylyltransferase — MPELRRDPIVGRWVIISNDRGARPRDFEHPFPSRPTSTALCPFCPGQELLTPPEILAYRQQTGEANGPGWSLRVIPNKFPALQVEGDLDRQGVGIYDRMNGVGAHEVIIETASHKEPLADLPAKHIEDVLWAYRDRLIDLKKDTRLRYILIFKNHGLSAGATLEHSHSQLIALPIVPTNVAEELDACREHYREKERCLYCDILRHELSDGTRIVAENPEFVTVTPYAPRFPFEMWILPKRHAAYYEESQRAQFEFLAPMLSEALRRMDRVLARPAYNFMLHSSPLHEASGPYYHWHVEIIPKLTQVAGFEWGTGFYINPISPEEAAEALRDVTL; from the coding sequence ATGCCGGAATTACGTCGTGATCCTATCGTCGGACGGTGGGTGATTATTTCCAATGATCGTGGTGCGCGGCCGCGCGACTTCGAGCACCCGTTCCCCTCGCGCCCAACCAGTACGGCGCTGTGTCCGTTCTGTCCCGGGCAGGAACTGCTCACGCCACCGGAAATCCTCGCCTATCGTCAACAAACCGGCGAAGCCAACGGTCCAGGCTGGAGTCTTCGTGTGATTCCCAACAAGTTTCCAGCACTGCAGGTGGAGGGAGACCTGGACCGGCAAGGGGTCGGCATCTACGATCGAATGAACGGCGTGGGCGCGCACGAGGTCATTATCGAGACCGCCAGCCACAAGGAGCCGTTGGCGGACCTTCCGGCCAAGCATATCGAAGACGTCCTCTGGGCGTACCGAGACCGCCTGATCGACCTCAAGAAGGACACACGTCTCCGATATATCCTGATTTTCAAGAACCACGGCTTGAGCGCGGGCGCCACCCTGGAACATTCGCACTCGCAGCTCATCGCGCTCCCCATTGTCCCGACCAATGTCGCCGAGGAACTGGATGCGTGTCGCGAACACTATCGGGAGAAGGAACGCTGCCTGTATTGCGACATTTTGCGGCACGAATTATCGGACGGGACGCGCATTGTCGCGGAGAATCCGGAATTTGTGACGGTGACTCCCTACGCACCGCGGTTCCCGTTTGAAATGTGGATTCTCCCCAAGCGCCATGCCGCCTATTACGAGGAAAGCCAACGAGCCCAATTCGAGTTCCTGGCTCCGATGCTCTCCGAAGCCCTGCGCCGAATGGACCGTGTGCTCGCGAGACCTGCATACAACTTCATGCTGCACAGTTCGCCTCTGCACGAAGCGAGTGGGCCGTACTACCATTGGCACGTGGAGATCATTCCCAAGCTGACCCAGGTCGCGGGCTTCGAGTGGGGCACGGGTTTCTACATCAATCCCATTTCGCCGGAAGAAGCCGCGGAGGCGCTGCGAGACGTCACGCTCTAG
- a CDS encoding tRNA(Ile)-lysidine synthetase: protein MIGLPRHNAAFCKPCFIGYVLDQVAKAIKHDRMFSKDHRVLVAVSGGKDSLALWNILLKLGYRADALYVDLGIAGYSTRSREKVIRFAATTAEAAGATLLQHEVKEEEGAGIRELAMLVHRPTCSACGTIKRYQFNRAAIEHRYDVMATGHNLDDEAARLLGNVLHWQEDYLDKQAPSLPASVDGFAKKVKPLYRLTERETAAYAVLNGIDYVVEECPMAKGSKMLLYKEVLNRIETESPGTKQKFYCGFLDRRSSTEPAGTSMTEKDRAALRPCPTCGQPTTADLCSYCKMMSRASRVASPSARF from the coding sequence GTGATCGGCCTTCCACGGCACAATGCCGCCTTCTGCAAACCCTGTTTCATCGGCTACGTCCTCGATCAGGTCGCCAAGGCCATCAAACACGACCGGATGTTCTCCAAGGATCATCGCGTCCTGGTGGCCGTCTCCGGAGGCAAGGACAGCCTGGCGCTCTGGAACATCCTGCTCAAACTCGGGTACCGCGCGGATGCGCTGTACGTCGATCTCGGTATCGCCGGATATTCGACTCGATCCCGGGAAAAGGTGATCCGCTTCGCGGCCACCACGGCGGAGGCCGCCGGAGCGACTCTGTTACAGCACGAAGTGAAGGAGGAGGAGGGCGCCGGAATTCGAGAACTCGCGATGCTCGTCCATCGCCCCACTTGCTCGGCTTGCGGTACCATCAAACGCTACCAATTCAATCGCGCAGCCATCGAGCACCGCTACGACGTGATGGCGACGGGGCACAACCTCGACGACGAGGCCGCCCGCCTGTTGGGCAACGTGCTGCACTGGCAGGAGGACTACCTCGACAAGCAAGCGCCCAGCCTTCCCGCTTCGGTCGACGGTTTCGCGAAGAAGGTGAAGCCCCTGTATCGGTTGACGGAGCGCGAAACGGCGGCGTACGCCGTCTTGAACGGCATCGACTATGTGGTCGAGGAATGTCCGATGGCGAAGGGCTCCAAAATGCTCCTGTACAAGGAGGTCCTCAATCGCATCGAGACGGAATCTCCCGGCACAAAGCAAAAGTTCTACTGCGGATTTCTCGATCGGCGATCGAGCACGGAGCCCGCGGGGACCTCCATGACCGAAAAGGATCGCGCCGCGCTTCGCCCCTGCCCAACGTGCGGCCAACCGACGACCGCCGACCTCTGCTCCTATTGCAAGATGATGTCGCGGGCCTCTCGAGTCGCCAGTCCCTCGGCGCGCTTCTAG
- a CDS encoding asparagine synthase, with amino-acid sequence MCTICGHFAHTKIESQDVYDMLVKMEHRGPDVHGTYVDGRIDRRVDLADLNQVLPPSRIALGHSRLALVGPDTIAQPFQSCDGRLALIHNGEIYNYQKLRSLLHNDHHLASRSDSEIIVHLLEETYEGDLLAAVRRVIGILDGMYALAVTDGHQVVVARDPVGKKPVYYIHNDGVTYFASEKKALWNGKEEPTRLLPSTLLHLGPQGPSVADGFPLQLPQIDIVEFDEAVRLYRESIQRAVRKRLTGLEEPNLGVIFSGGVDSVLIAKLLQSEGKRITCYCVGTQDSGDIRSAAAVAKELNLPLKTWILDEDKVLALLPEIIRSVEESGLLQVEVAIPMYLAAKMAKDDEIRVMFSGQAADELFAGYAWYNHVVNLGLLRLHEKLWEDINLLYNDTLEREDKLTMAHSIELRVPYLDVDVIRTAMRISPALKIQHQDDMMRKMVHRQAAFELGVPRDIAFRAKDPAQSGSGIHGLIERSVLKGKTPANELLVEQNRLRDKGSLYRYGGGADEYGEDVVRSYLEGLAHSIRREYVPDFLRQ; translated from the coding sequence ATGTGCACGATTTGCGGACATTTTGCTCACACGAAAATCGAATCTCAAGACGTGTACGACATGCTCGTCAAAATGGAGCACCGAGGGCCCGATGTGCACGGCACTTACGTGGACGGTCGGATCGATCGGCGGGTGGACTTGGCGGACCTGAACCAGGTCCTGCCCCCGAGCCGTATTGCCCTCGGCCACTCTCGCCTTGCCCTCGTCGGACCGGACACCATTGCGCAACCGTTTCAGTCGTGCGACGGGCGTCTGGCGCTGATCCACAACGGCGAAATTTATAACTACCAGAAGCTTCGCTCCCTGCTCCACAACGATCACCACCTAGCCAGTCGCTCCGACAGTGAAATCATCGTTCACCTCCTCGAAGAGACATACGAGGGGGATCTCCTGGCTGCCGTTCGTCGCGTCATCGGGATCCTGGATGGCATGTACGCACTGGCGGTCACCGACGGCCACCAAGTCGTCGTGGCGCGGGACCCGGTGGGGAAGAAACCCGTGTATTACATACACAACGACGGCGTCACGTATTTTGCGTCGGAGAAAAAGGCGTTGTGGAACGGAAAGGAGGAGCCGACACGCCTGCTGCCGAGCACGCTCCTTCACCTGGGCCCACAGGGTCCGAGTGTCGCCGACGGATTTCCGCTCCAGTTGCCGCAGATCGACATCGTCGAGTTCGATGAAGCGGTCCGTTTGTACCGTGAATCCATCCAGCGCGCCGTCAGGAAACGTCTGACGGGGCTCGAAGAACCCAACCTGGGAGTCATCTTCTCGGGAGGAGTCGACAGCGTCTTGATCGCCAAGCTGCTGCAATCGGAGGGCAAACGGATTACGTGCTACTGCGTCGGGACGCAGGACTCCGGCGACATCCGCTCCGCCGCCGCGGTCGCCAAAGAATTGAACCTGCCGCTCAAGACCTGGATCCTTGACGAAGATAAGGTGTTGGCCCTCTTGCCGGAGATCATTCGCAGCGTGGAGGAAAGCGGCCTGCTGCAGGTTGAGGTGGCGATCCCCATGTATTTGGCCGCCAAGATGGCGAAAGACGACGAGATTCGCGTGATGTTTTCCGGTCAGGCGGCAGACGAGCTATTCGCCGGGTATGCCTGGTACAATCATGTCGTCAACCTTGGCCTCCTCCGACTCCACGAGAAATTATGGGAGGATATCAACCTGTTGTATAACGACACGCTGGAGCGGGAGGACAAACTGACGATGGCTCATTCGATCGAACTGCGCGTCCCGTATTTGGACGTGGATGTCATTCGAACCGCGATGCGAATCTCTCCGGCCCTCAAGATCCAACACCAGGACGACATGATGCGGAAAATGGTTCATCGACAAGCGGCCTTTGAACTGGGTGTGCCGCGGGACATCGCCTTTCGCGCCAAGGACCCGGCCCAATCGGGTTCAGGCATTCACGGCCTGATCGAGCGATCGGTACTTAAAGGGAAAACGCCTGCAAACGAGCTGCTGGTGGAGCAGAACCGGCTCCGTGACAAAGGGAGCCTCTATCGCTATGGGGGTGGAGCGGATGAATACGGGGAGGATGTCGTCCGCAGCTACTTAGAAGGGCTGGCTCACTCCATACGCCGCGAATATGTTCCGGATTTCCTTCGTCAGTGA
- a CDS encoding DUF481 domain-containing protein yields MWPVALFVLTSVLLVGAGTANAEDTGSQEELPDRFMIRGGAAYVFNADTTFGINGSSGLGALVDFSQVLKGQRDDFSWRIDSYYRFNPRHSVGFSYYNVRRKGDARLDADINVGDTTFAAGGQVLSTLDIGLYRFYYNYSFHHDEKVELAGSVGLYFADIGLNLSGNLTCTGSPSCTGLPQTPRAESSTLTVPLPSLGFLVKYNFTPRLQAHARFDWFYVDTGNFQGDMNELYLGLEYRLFKHFSIGAAFNRLDVNVKYLPDQGSGFNVSNNWNMLYGFGSLYF; encoded by the coding sequence ATGTGGCCTGTGGCGCTATTCGTATTGACGAGCGTCTTGCTCGTGGGCGCGGGCACCGCGAATGCCGAGGATACAGGATCGCAAGAGGAACTGCCCGATCGCTTCATGATCCGCGGAGGAGCCGCCTACGTCTTCAATGCCGACACGACCTTCGGCATCAACGGTTCATCCGGTCTGGGCGCCTTGGTGGACTTTTCCCAGGTGCTGAAGGGGCAGCGGGACGATTTTTCCTGGAGAATCGATTCGTACTATCGCTTTAATCCGAGACACAGCGTAGGGTTCAGCTATTACAATGTACGGCGCAAAGGGGATGCACGGCTCGATGCGGATATCAATGTCGGCGATACGACGTTCGCCGCCGGGGGGCAAGTCTTAAGCACGCTGGATATCGGTCTTTATCGCTTTTACTACAACTATTCGTTTCATCACGATGAAAAGGTCGAGCTCGCGGGCAGCGTGGGTCTCTATTTTGCCGATATCGGTCTGAACCTTTCCGGAAACCTGACCTGCACCGGCTCTCCCAGTTGTACGGGACTGCCGCAGACGCCGAGGGCCGAATCAAGCACACTGACCGTTCCGTTGCCCAGCCTCGGTTTTCTGGTCAAATACAATTTTACGCCCCGCTTACAGGCCCATGCGCGGTTCGACTGGTTCTATGTCGACACAGGCAATTTCCAGGGTGACATGAATGAACTCTACCTGGGGTTGGAATATCGGTTGTTTAAGCACTTTTCCATCGGAGCCGCCTTTAACCGGTTGGATGTCAATGTCAAATACCTACCGGATCAGGGGAGCGGCTTCAACGTCAGCAACAACTGGAACATGCTCTACGGTTTCGGCTCGCTGTATTTCTAG
- a CDS encoding mechanosensitive ion channel protein, giving the protein MAWVLFSAGLAAATDAAAAQEERATHADLAPPQSAGVTLDGRVLFKVRGVTAFPAEERAKLATQRLESVASDKTLPLDALHIEEMPDRSVIRLAQTLVVTVFDPDAELEGIPRHLLAESYLKRIKDAIAAYRHDHSPRVLALATLYALGATTALVLIVWVLVLLFRRFDRWVESRYRTKVKDVRIASFQIMEAARLWEGVQASQRLLRRLGMLILVFVYLEFVLGLYPWTRHLADRMLALLLDPLRAMGMGIIHAAPGLIFVLILIVVLRYVLKVMKLYFSGLATRTFRIHGFDPDWAMPTYRIFRLGIVAFGIVLAYPHVPGSQSEAFKGVSILLGVIVSLGSSSAVANIIAGYMMIYRRAFRVGDRIKIDDFVGDVTEVRLQVTHLRSLKNEEITIPNSTILNSSITNFSTLARDRGLILHTTVGIGYETPWRQVEAMLLEAATRTPGLLREPAPFVLQRSLDDFAVTYELNAYTDQPQESVKVYSLLHQNILDLFNEHGVQIMTPAYEGDPQSPKIVPKDQWFAPPAKHPSSGPAS; this is encoded by the coding sequence GTGGCGTGGGTATTGTTTTCTGCCGGATTGGCCGCCGCAACGGATGCCGCTGCGGCGCAGGAAGAGCGAGCGACCCATGCCGACCTCGCGCCCCCGCAATCCGCCGGTGTGACCCTCGACGGCCGTGTCTTGTTCAAGGTCCGCGGGGTGACCGCGTTTCCGGCCGAAGAGCGGGCGAAACTCGCCACGCAGCGTCTCGAATCCGTCGCGTCCGACAAGACTCTCCCGCTCGATGCCTTGCACATCGAAGAGATGCCGGATCGTTCGGTCATCAGATTGGCCCAGACCCTGGTCGTGACCGTATTCGACCCCGACGCCGAATTGGAGGGTATCCCGCGGCACCTCCTGGCCGAGTCGTATCTGAAGCGAATCAAAGACGCGATTGCGGCGTACCGACATGATCACAGCCCACGCGTGCTCGCTCTGGCAACCCTCTACGCGCTTGGAGCGACGACGGCCCTGGTCTTGATCGTCTGGGTTCTGGTCCTCCTGTTTCGGCGCTTTGACCGCTGGGTCGAGTCACGTTATCGGACCAAGGTTAAGGACGTGAGAATCGCGAGCTTCCAGATCATGGAGGCAGCCAGGCTCTGGGAGGGCGTGCAGGCATCACAACGCCTGCTCCGTCGGCTGGGCATGTTGATATTGGTCTTCGTCTATCTTGAATTTGTGTTGGGCTTGTACCCCTGGACCAGGCACCTTGCCGACCGGATGCTCGCCTTGTTGCTCGACCCACTTCGCGCTATGGGAATGGGCATCATTCATGCGGCGCCCGGTCTCATCTTCGTTCTCATTCTGATCGTTGTCCTACGCTACGTCCTCAAGGTCATGAAACTCTACTTCTCGGGATTGGCCACGAGGACGTTCCGAATCCATGGCTTCGATCCTGATTGGGCGATGCCGACGTATCGAATCTTTCGCCTCGGCATCGTGGCCTTCGGCATCGTTCTGGCCTACCCGCATGTGCCAGGCTCTCAATCCGAGGCCTTCAAGGGAGTGTCGATTCTTTTGGGGGTGATCGTCTCACTCGGCTCGTCTTCGGCCGTGGCGAATATTATTGCCGGATATATGATGATCTACCGTCGCGCCTTCCGGGTCGGTGACCGCATCAAAATCGACGACTTTGTGGGGGACGTCACTGAGGTGCGTTTGCAGGTGACCCATCTGCGTTCCCTGAAGAACGAGGAAATCACGATCCCGAATTCCACGATTCTCAACAGCAGCATCACGAACTTCAGCACGCTGGCTCGCGATCGAGGGCTGATTCTTCACACCACCGTCGGAATCGGCTATGAAACACCCTGGCGGCAGGTCGAGGCGATGTTGCTCGAGGCGGCGACACGGACGCCCGGTCTCTTGCGCGAGCCTGCCCCGTTCGTGTTGCAACGATCACTGGACGACTTTGCCGTGACCTACGAGCTGAACGCCTATACCGATCAACCGCAGGAGAGTGTGAAAGTGTATAGCCTGCTGCACCAGAACATTTTGGATCTGTTTAACGAGCACGGTGTCCAAATCATGACACCAGCGTACGAAGGAGATCCTCAGAGTCCGAAGATTGTCCCAAAGGATCAATGGTTTGCGCCGCCCGCGAAGCACCCGTCCTCCGGACCAGCTAGTTGA